Proteins from a genomic interval of Pseudomonas versuta:
- the rbsK gene encoding ribokinase, whose translation MQANVVVVGSLNMDLVTRAERLPRPGETVFGQSFGTVHGGKGANQAVAASRLGAQVAMIGCVGSDAYGVQLREGLEAENIDCQAVRTVTQGVSGVALIVVDTNSQNTIVVVPGTNGCLASQDIMAFDGMLQETKVIICQLEVPMETVGHTLKRGRELDKIVILNPAPASGPLPVQWYASVDYLIPNESEAGALTGVTVDSLDSAELAARSLLALGAGKIIVTLGAQGALLVSAQRVMHFAAPKVEAVDATAAGDTFVGAFSAALAAGKGEDDAIRFAQIAAALSVTCAGAQPSIPRLQDVKDFALS comes from the coding sequence ATGCAAGCAAACGTAGTGGTGGTTGGCAGTCTCAACATGGATCTGGTCACCCGCGCAGAGCGCCTGCCGCGCCCGGGAGAAACAGTATTCGGGCAGTCTTTTGGTACGGTTCATGGTGGCAAGGGGGCGAACCAGGCTGTGGCAGCGTCGCGCCTGGGAGCACAGGTGGCGATGATCGGGTGCGTAGGCAGTGATGCGTATGGCGTGCAACTGCGTGAAGGGCTGGAGGCCGAGAACATCGATTGTCAGGCCGTTCGTACTGTCACGCAGGGTGTGAGCGGTGTTGCGCTGATCGTCGTTGATACCAACAGTCAGAACACCATTGTGGTAGTGCCGGGCACCAATGGATGCCTTGCCTCTCAAGACATCATGGCGTTTGACGGCATGCTGCAAGAAACGAAGGTCATCATTTGCCAGCTTGAGGTGCCGATGGAGACGGTCGGCCACACCCTCAAGCGCGGGCGTGAGCTGGATAAAATTGTCATTCTCAACCCGGCCCCCGCCAGTGGACCGTTACCGGTGCAATGGTATGCCTCTGTGGATTACTTGATCCCCAATGAAAGTGAGGCGGGGGCTCTGACTGGCGTTACAGTTGATTCGCTTGATTCTGCAGAACTGGCTGCACGCAGCCTTCTGGCGCTCGGAGCGGGCAAAATTATTGTGACGCTGGGCGCGCAGGGCGCGTTGCTTGTCAGTGCGCAGCGCGTCATGCACTTTGCTGCACCCAAGGTTGAGGCGGTCGATGCAACAGCGGCCGGCGATACATTTGTCGGAGCTTTCTCGGCTGCACTGGCAGCGGGCAAAGGGGAGGACGATGCGATTCGTTTTGCCCAGATTGCGGCAGCATTATCAGTGACCTGCGCGGGCGCGCAGCCCTCGATACCTCGGCTGCAGGATGTAAAGGACTTTGCCTTGTCATGA
- a CDS encoding cold-shock protein, whose amino-acid sequence MSNRQTGTVKWFNDEKGFGFITPQGGGDDLFVHFKAIESDGFKSLKEGQTVSFVAEKGQKGMQAAQVRPE is encoded by the coding sequence ATGTCTAATCGCCAAACCGGCACCGTAAAATGGTTCAACGATGAAAAAGGCTTCGGCTTCATCACTCCTCAAGGTGGCGGTGACGACCTGTTCGTACACTTCAAAGCTATCGAAAGCGACGGTTTCAAAAGCCTGAAAGAAGGCCAGACTGTTTCCTTCGTGGCTGAGAAAGGCCAAAAGGGTATGCAAGCTGCACAGGTTCGTCCGGAGTAA
- a CDS encoding I78 family peptidase inhibitor: MSWKLASLVSLLAVVALSGCSTPNAAKDPVAEAGHSRCDAKAASFVIGQKASPELLEQARIKAGAQNARILAPHDIMTLEYRSDRLNLNADDNAIITRVNCG; this comes from the coding sequence ATGTCTTGGAAGCTAGCGTCATTGGTTTCGTTGTTGGCGGTTGTAGCGCTGTCAGGCTGTAGTACGCCGAACGCTGCAAAAGACCCTGTGGCTGAGGCTGGTCACAGTCGTTGCGATGCTAAAGCAGCCAGCTTTGTGATTGGCCAAAAGGCGTCGCCAGAGCTGTTGGAGCAGGCCCGCATCAAGGCTGGGGCACAAAATGCACGCATCCTGGCGCCACATGACATCATGACGCTGGAGTACCGTTCTGATCGTTTGAATCTTAATGCGGATGACAACGCCATCATTACCCGAGTTAACTGCGGTTAA
- the rbsD gene encoding D-ribose pyranase, which yields MKKTPLLNIALSRLIASLGHGDIVIIADAGLPVPNGVELIDLALTQGVPDVCSTLSTVLSEMQVQSHVLAHELLQMPCPALSCIDMHNTRGDLGSRSLLDHNAFKALCLRAKVIVRTGECRPYCNIALIAGVTF from the coding sequence ATGAAAAAAACACCTTTGCTCAACATCGCGCTTTCGCGACTTATTGCTTCGCTGGGGCATGGTGACATCGTGATTATTGCCGATGCCGGTTTGCCTGTGCCCAATGGCGTGGAGCTGATTGATCTGGCGCTGACCCAAGGCGTGCCTGATGTTTGCAGTACGCTGAGCACCGTGCTCAGTGAGATGCAGGTGCAAAGTCATGTTCTGGCGCACGAGCTGCTGCAAATGCCTTGCCCGGCATTGTCATGCATCGATATGCACAACACTCGGGGAGATCTGGGGAGCAGGAGTTTGCTCGATCACAATGCGTTCAAGGCGCTATGCCTGCGGGCAAAAGTGATTGTGAGAACGGGAGAATGCCGTCCCTACTGCAACATCGCTCTGATCGCCGGAGTTACTTTTTAA
- a CDS encoding LacI family DNA-binding transcriptional regulator, translating to MATIKDVAAMAGISYTTVSHVLNKTRPVSEPVRLKVEEAIARLDYVPSAVARSLKAKTTATIGLLVANSLNPYFAELARGIEDYCERNNYCVILCNGDDDPDKQRNYLRVLLEKRVDGLVVASAGGDLGLASGLVGVRTPMVIVDRNLEGIDADLVRIDHELGAYLATRHLLDLGHRAIACIGGPAITRVAQLRTAGYLRALAEAGVTASAPWMIESDFSSVGGYQAAVSLLENNRPSAIFACNDMMGIGVLRAAAERNIRVPDQLSVIGFDDVQMSRYVYPALTTVGQSILQLGEMAAQLLLRRIASPERAVEQRIVTPSIVLRESTAAYVGAPVQSLRKSHG from the coding sequence ATGGCAACCATTAAAGATGTCGCAGCAATGGCCGGCATTTCTTACACCACGGTGTCGCATGTCCTGAATAAAACGCGCCCGGTAAGTGAGCCGGTGCGCTTGAAAGTTGAGGAGGCCATTGCGCGTCTCGACTATGTGCCAAGCGCTGTCGCACGCTCCTTGAAGGCCAAGACCACCGCGACTATCGGCCTGCTGGTTGCCAATAGCTTGAACCCGTACTTCGCCGAGTTGGCGCGGGGTATCGAGGATTACTGCGAGCGCAACAATTACTGCGTGATCCTGTGCAACGGTGACGACGATCCTGACAAGCAGCGCAACTATCTGCGGGTGCTGCTTGAGAAGCGCGTGGATGGTCTGGTTGTGGCTTCGGCCGGAGGCGATCTTGGCCTGGCAAGCGGGCTGGTCGGTGTGCGAACGCCCATGGTCATTGTCGATCGGAACCTCGAAGGTATCGACGCAGACCTGGTACGAATCGATCACGAACTGGGTGCGTATCTGGCCACCCGGCATTTGCTTGATCTGGGGCACAGGGCTATCGCCTGTATTGGTGGCCCTGCAATCACACGCGTTGCACAGCTGCGCACTGCAGGCTACCTGCGAGCCCTGGCTGAGGCCGGTGTCACAGCGTCCGCACCCTGGATGATCGAGAGTGATTTCAGCAGTGTCGGGGGGTATCAGGCGGCAGTCAGCTTGCTGGAAAACAACCGGCCTTCGGCTATTTTTGCGTGCAACGACATGATGGGGATCGGTGTTTTGCGGGCGGCTGCAGAACGCAATATCCGGGTGCCGGATCAGTTGTCTGTGATTGGTTTTGATGATGTGCAAATGAGCCGTTATGTCTATCCGGCGCTGACGACAGTCGGGCAGTCGATTTTGCAGCTGGGAGAAATGGCCGCGCAGTTATTGTTGCGCCGTATTGCCTCGCCTGAACGGGCGGTGGAGCAGCGAATTGTGACACCAAGCATCGTGCTGCGAGAGTCGACGGCTGCCTATGTCGGGGCGCCGGTGCAATCCTTGCGAAAATCCCATGGGTGA
- the thrS gene encoding threonine--tRNA ligase: MPTITLPDGSQRTFDHPVSVAEVAASIGAGLAKATVAGKVDGKLVDACDLIEHDATLQIITPKDEEGLEIIRHSCAHLVGHAVKQLYPTARMVIGPVIDEGFYYDIAYERPFTPDDMAAIEKRMQQLIEKDYDVIKKVTPRAEVIELFAQRGEDYKLRLIEDMPNEQAMGLYFHEEYVDMCRGPHVPNTRFLKSFKLTKLSGAYWRGDAKNEQLQRIYGTAWADKKQLAAYVLRIEEAEKRDHRKIGKRLGLFHTQEEAPGMVFWHPNGWTLYQVLEQYMRKIQRENGYLEIKTPQVVDRSLWEKSGHWANYAENMFTTESENRDYAIKPMNCPCHVQVFNQGLKSYRELPMRLAEFGACHRNEPSGALHGIMRVRAFTQDDAHIFCTEEQMQAESAAFIKLTLDVYADFGFKDIELKLSTRPEKRVGSDELWDRAESALAAALDSAGLAYDLQPGEGAFYGPKIEFSLKDCLGRVWQCGTLQLDFNLPIRLGAEYVSEDNSRKHPVMLHRAILGSFERFVGILIEHYEGAFPAWLAPTQAVILNITDKQADFALEVEKTLNQSGFRAKSDLRNEKIGFKIREHTLLKVPYLLVIGDREVEMQTVAVRTREGADLGSMPVAQFAEFLAQAVSRRGRHDSE, translated from the coding sequence ATGCCAACTATTACTCTTCCCGACGGCAGTCAACGTACATTTGATCATCCGGTATCTGTAGCTGAAGTAGCCGCTTCAATTGGCGCAGGTCTGGCCAAGGCCACCGTAGCCGGTAAGGTCGACGGCAAACTGGTTGATGCCTGCGATTTGATCGAACATGACGCCACCTTGCAAATCATCACTCCCAAGGATGAAGAGGGGCTGGAGATTATTCGCCACTCTTGCGCCCACCTGGTGGGGCATGCAGTCAAGCAGTTGTATCCAACAGCCAGAATGGTAATTGGACCTGTTATTGACGAAGGCTTTTATTACGATATCGCCTATGAACGTCCGTTTACTCCGGATGACATGGCAGCTATTGAAAAGCGCATGCAGCAATTGATCGAAAAAGACTACGACGTCATCAAGAAAGTGACACCGCGTGCTGAGGTCATCGAGCTTTTTGCCCAGCGTGGTGAAGATTACAAGCTGCGTCTGATTGAAGACATGCCGAACGAACAAGCCATGGGTCTGTATTTCCATGAGGAGTACGTTGACATGTGCCGTGGGCCTCACGTGCCGAATACGCGCTTCTTGAAGTCGTTCAAGCTGACCAAGCTGTCCGGTGCCTACTGGCGCGGCGATGCTAAAAACGAGCAGCTGCAGCGAATTTATGGCACGGCGTGGGCTGACAAGAAGCAGCTCGCTGCCTATGTCCTTCGCATTGAAGAAGCGGAAAAGCGCGATCACCGTAAAATCGGTAAGCGCCTGGGGTTGTTTCACACTCAGGAAGAAGCGCCGGGAATGGTGTTCTGGCATCCGAACGGTTGGACGCTTTACCAGGTACTCGAACAGTACATGCGTAAAATACAGCGCGAAAATGGCTATCTGGAGATTAAAACTCCTCAGGTGGTTGATCGCAGCTTGTGGGAAAAGTCCGGGCATTGGGCTAATTACGCTGAAAACATGTTCACCACTGAATCGGAAAACCGCGATTACGCGATCAAGCCGATGAACTGTCCTTGTCACGTGCAGGTCTTCAATCAGGGGCTGAAAAGCTACCGTGAATTGCCAATGCGTCTGGCCGAGTTCGGTGCATGCCACCGTAATGAGCCGTCGGGCGCATTGCATGGCATCATGCGTGTTCGTGCGTTTACCCAGGACGATGCACATATTTTCTGCACTGAAGAACAGATGCAGGCCGAGTCTGCAGCGTTCATCAAGCTGACACTCGATGTGTATGCAGACTTTGGTTTCAAGGATATTGAGCTTAAGTTGTCGACTCGTCCTGAAAAGCGTGTTGGCTCTGATGAGTTGTGGGATCGCGCTGAAAGCGCTTTGGCCGCAGCCCTTGATAGTGCTGGTCTGGCGTATGATTTGCAGCCGGGCGAAGGTGCCTTCTACGGTCCCAAGATCGAATTTTCTCTGAAAGATTGTCTGGGTCGTGTCTGGCAATGTGGTACCTTACAGCTCGATTTCAACCTGCCGATCCGTCTTGGCGCAGAATATGTGTCCGAAGACAACAGCCGTAAGCATCCCGTTATGCTGCACCGCGCGATCCTTGGATCGTTCGAACGTTTCGTCGGTATTTTGATTGAGCATTACGAAGGTGCCTTCCCTGCGTGGCTTGCGCCAACCCAGGCAGTGATCCTGAATATCACTGATAAACAGGCAGATTTTGCCCTTGAAGTTGAAAAAACTCTCAATCAGAGCGGATTTCGTGCCAAGTCTGACTTGAGAAATGAAAAGATCGGCTTTAAAATCCGCGAGCATACTTTGCTCAAGGTTCCTTATCTCTTGGTTATCGGAGATAGAGAAGTCGAGATGCAGACTGTCGCTGTGCGTACACGTGAAGGTGCTGACCTGGGCTCGATGCCCGTCGCGCAATTCGCTGAATTCCTCGCACAAGCGGTTTCCCGGCGTGGTCGCCATGATTCGGAGTAA
- a CDS encoding nucleoside hydrolase — MSRFMRIFHHLIRSVVFLSVLSISSVHAAEKIDLIIDTDPGADDVVALLLALASPEQLNVLGITTVAGNVRLDKTSRNARLAREWAGREDVPVYAGAPKPLVRTPIYAENIHGQEGVTGVPIHEPAKGLEQANAVNYLIDTLRAAKPGSVTIAMLGPQTNLALALVQAPDITKGIREVVVMGGAHFNGGNITPVAEFNLYADPHAADVVLKSGVKLVYVPLDVTHKILTSDQRLKQIASLGNQAGKLVGDILNEYVKNDMAHYGLPGGPVHDASVIAYLLKPELFSGREVNLVVDTREGPTFGQTIADWYDTLKQPKNAFWVENGDAQGFFDLLTARLGRLQ, encoded by the coding sequence ATGTCGCGTTTTATGCGGATTTTTCATCACCTGATCAGGAGTGTCGTGTTTTTGTCTGTTCTCAGTATTTCAAGTGTCCATGCTGCCGAAAAAATCGATCTGATCATCGACACTGACCCCGGTGCTGATGACGTCGTTGCTTTGCTGCTGGCGCTTGCGTCGCCTGAGCAACTCAATGTCTTGGGGATTACCACCGTGGCGGGTAATGTCCGTCTGGACAAGACCTCGCGTAATGCCCGCCTTGCACGGGAGTGGGCAGGCCGCGAAGACGTCCCCGTGTATGCCGGGGCACCCAAGCCTCTGGTGCGCACGCCCATCTATGCCGAGAATATTCATGGTCAGGAAGGTGTAACGGGTGTCCCGATACATGAACCTGCCAAAGGGCTCGAGCAGGCCAATGCGGTTAACTATCTCATCGATACATTGCGTGCGGCGAAGCCAGGCAGTGTGACAATTGCCATGCTCGGACCACAAACCAACCTGGCGCTGGCGCTGGTTCAGGCGCCTGATATCACCAAGGGTATCAGGGAGGTCGTGGTCATGGGCGGTGCTCATTTCAACGGCGGCAACATTACCCCTGTGGCCGAATTCAACCTCTACGCCGATCCGCATGCGGCAGATGTGGTTTTGAAAAGTGGCGTCAAGCTGGTTTATGTCCCGCTTGATGTGACGCACAAGATCCTGACCAGTGACCAGCGTTTGAAACAGATTGCCTCACTTGGCAATCAGGCCGGCAAGCTGGTTGGCGATATTTTGAATGAGTATGTGAAGAACGATATGGCGCACTACGGATTGCCGGGTGGTCCTGTACACGATGCCAGTGTTATCGCCTACCTGCTCAAGCCAGAATTATTCTCCGGGCGCGAGGTTAATCTGGTAGTGGATACCCGCGAAGGGCCTACCTTTGGCCAAACCATTGCAGACTGGTACGACACGCTAAAGCAGCCGAAAAATGCGTTTTGGGTTGAGAATGGCGACGCCCAAGGATTTTTTGACTTGCTGACTGCACGACTGGGGCGGCTGCAGTGA